The sequence ACCATCATTTGTTCCAACAAGAATTGGATCCGGTCTGTTAAGGGGCATCTGTCCCCAGAATCTAAGGCTGAAATTAAGTATAAAGATGGGGACGAGGAACGCTTTGTGCTGCCTGCCCAAACGACCGATAAATTTGTTTTGTTTGCAACCAACGGGCGATTTTATACGATTGGTGTGGACAAAATACCGCGGACTCGGGGCCCCGGGGAAGCTTTGCGGTTGTTGGTTGATCTGGAAAATACCGAAGAAATTCTGAATGCCTTTATCATTCGGCCTGATAAGCTGGATGATCCGTTCTTGGTTGCATCGACGTCTGCCCATGGGTTTTTGGTGCTGGCAAAGGATATTTTGGCGCAAACAAAATCAGGGAAACAGGTGTTGACCTTGGCGGATAAGGAAAGGGCGCATTCCTGTGTGCCTGTTGTGGAAAGCGATTCGGCCGTTATTGCCGTCATTGGCGAAAATCGCAAATTATTGATTTTCCCTGTGCAGGACCTACCCATCATGAGCCGGGGCAGGGGCGTGACCCTTCAAAAATACAAGGACGGGTCCATGAGTGATCTTGTCGTGTTTCCACCAACCACCGGATTGCGGTGGGTGCGTGCCGGCAAGTCGTACTTGGAAAAAGATTTGCGTACATGGCAGGGTCGTCGTGCATCCAGCGGGCGCTTGGCCCCAATCGGGTTTCCCCGAAGCAATAAGTTCAAAGGATAATTTTTTATACCTTATCACATTTTTTTCTTGCGTATAAAAACGTATTAACGCTAAAATTATTCATATTATATTGGTAATTTTGGTTTTAGTAAGTATATATGTTGTATATTAAATGTGCTTTTGTTTCGGTTGTGCTGTGTTTATCATTTTTTCATGGGGCTAATGGGGCGGAATTCTCAAAAACCGAACTGGAAAATGAATTCGCAAAAAGGGAGATTTTCGGAAATCCAGCCAAGCTTACTGAGCTGGATGCATGGTTAGAAAATAACCGCGATATTATTAACAAACCTTTTCCTAGTGTTTATCCAGTCTTGCAGTCGAAGCTCCCAATAGAGATTGCTGCTCTAGGTGCAAACATTCTTGGCTTGTCGCATATCTTGAAGGTTGGGGCGATTATTCCTCAGGGGTTAAAGGGGGAGATTGAAACGCATATTCTTATGCTGACTGCGTTTGGGGCCAAGAAGCCTTATTTTGAAAAACTAAACGAAGGTGTTGTTGAGAATCTGCGGGATATTTTGAAGATTTTTGATGAGGAATTTCCTCAAAGCTAATCATTAAATCTTTATGGGCTTGTCACGAATTCTGGATTGCTCAATGGGTTTCGTCCTCATCGCATGATGTCGTCATGGCGAGCGAACGGAGTGAAGTGTGGCCATCCAGGAAATTCACGAATCATTTGCGGAGATGGTGTCATTAATTCTGGGTAAGTAGGGCTAAAAACAATCCAAAAAGATAGAAAATGGAAAAGGCAAACAGCTGCAAGTTTGTTTCTTTTTGATAGTAAAAGCGAACGCCCATAGCAATAAAAATCATCCCCAAAACAATCGCGCTGACCAAATAAATGGAACTTGCCATTTGATAATGATAGGGCAAATAAGATGACAAGACCGTTAGTACGCTATAAAGCATGATTTGCTTTTTGGTTGATTGATCTCCAAACACACAGGGCAACATGGGGATTCCTGCCTTTTTATAATCATCCTGACACTGAATACACAGTGACCAAAAATGCGCCGGCGTCCATAAAAAGATAATCAAAAATAAGATCCAGGCCTCTATGGGGGCGGAATTGGATACAGCGGCCCAACCAATAACGGGGGGCAATGCACCAGAAATACCGCCAATAACAATATTTTGTGGAGTTCTGGGCTTTAGAAATATCGTATAAACGCACACGTAAAAAAGGATCGTTCCCGCCAAAAGCATGGCCGCCAGAATGTTTACCGCAATGACCATCACCGCAACAGATCCGATGGCCAGGACCGCCCCAAATGTTAATGCAGAATTGGGATCAATTCGACCAGCAGGGACAGCCCGGTTTTTTGTGCGATCCATCAGCGCATCGGTATCCCGTTCCCACCAGATATTGAGGCAACCAGCCGCCCCGGCCCCAACGGCCAAACTTAGTATCGCCAAAAAACCAACAAACGGGTGAATGCGCCCTGGGGCCAACAGTATTCCGCACAATCCCGTAAAAATAACCAATGACATCACGCGTGGTTTTAAAAGTTGCCAGTAATCGTTTAGGCCGGCACATTTCATGTGATGTTGGGGTGCGATCATTATTCAATAACTGGCTGTTGTTCAAATGTATGAAATGGGGGTGGGGATGAAACGGTCCATTCCAATGTTGTGGCGCCATCGCCCCAGGGATTATTAGGACATGGGATTTTATCACGAAATAGACGCCAAACGATATACAGGAAAAGGATGGCGCTTAACCCCGATAAATATGCCCCAATGGATGCCACATAATTCCAACCCCAAAACGCATCTGGGTAATCAGGAATCCGCCGTGGCATTCCGGCCAGGCCCAAAAAATGCATCGGGATAAAAATGATATTGACGCTGACAAACATGAACCAAAAATGGATTTTGCCTAGCGTTTCATTGTATTGATAGCCTGACATTTTACCGATCCAATAATAAAATCCTGAAAAAACACCAAATACAGCCCCCATTGATAAAATATAATGGAAATGCCCAACGACATAATAGGTATCATGAACAATCACGTTGACGCCGCCATTGGCCAGGATAAGACCCGTCAATCCGCCCATCGTAAATACCAAAACAAAGCCAACGGCAAATAGCATCGGCGTTTTAAAAGTAATTGACCCGCCCCACATGGTGGCCAGCCAGCTGAAAACCTTGATTCCGGTTGGGATGGCGATGATCATTGTGGCCAGGGCGAAATAGATGTTGGCCTTTGCGCTCATCCCAACGGTGAACATATGGTGCGCCCAAACCAATGACCCAAAGGCACCAATCGAAATCATCGCATAGGCCATGCCCAGGTATCCAAAGACGGGCTTTCGGGCAAATGTTGAAATCACATGGCTCACAATGCCAAAGGCCGGCAGGATCATTACATAAACCTCTGGATGGCCAAAAAACCAGAATAAATGTTGGAACAAAACGGGATCTCCGCCACCGGCTGGATTAAAGAATGTCGTGCCAAAATTCCGATCCGTCAGTAACATTGTGATTCCCCCCGCCAGAACGGGCACGGTCAGCAACAGCAGAAATGATGAAATCGTAACACCCCAAACAAACAGGGGCATTTTATGAAATCCCATCCCAGGTGTGCGCATATTTAAAACGGTCGTGATGAAATTAATCGACCCCAGGATAGATGACGCCCCCGCCACATGAATGGCCAACAATAAAAAATCAACAGATGGCCCCGGATGCCCAATGAGGGAGCTTAAGGGGGGATACAACGTCCAGCCAACCCCGGCGCCCGTCCCAACGATGGCAGCCAAAACGGCCAAAATTAGTGCCGGAATCATCAACCAAAAGCTCACGTTATTCAGCCGTGGAAACGCCATATCGGGCGCGCCTATCAAAAGGGGGACAAACCAATTACCAAATCCGCCGATTAATGCGGGCATCACAAAGAAAAACACCATCACCAAGCCGTGGATGGTGATCACAACATTGTACATCTGGGGATCCAGAACGGTACTGCCAGGATGCATCAATTGGGCCCGCATAACCATCGATAGCAGGCCGCCAACCATCGCGCCTACGATAGAAAGAATGATATACAGCGTCCCAATGTCTTTATGGTTGGTCGACAGAATCCACCGTCGCCACCCTGTTGGAATGGAATGTTCGTGATGTTCGATAGTATTGGTCATTTTGGTATTTCTTTTTCTTGTTTGTTTAGCCACTGATCATACTGGTCTTTCGATACAACCTCTAGTGCAATCGGCATGAAACCATGTCCGGCTCCGCACAATTCGGAACATTGCCCGTAATAAACGCCTTCTTTTACGATCTTGAACCACGTTTCATTGATTCGCCCTGGAACGGCATCCTTTTTTACGCCCAATGCGGGCACGGCAAAACTGTGGATCACATCGGTCGATGTCACGATGACGCGCACGGTTGTATTGACGGGGATGACAAGGCGTTTATCAACCTCTAACAACCGAAGCTGCCCCGGTTTTAAATCCTTGTCCTGGATCATGTAGCTATCAAACGAAAAGCATTTTTTTGGATCATCGTTGATATATTCGTATGTCCAATACCATTGGCGTCCAATAACCTTGATTGTCATTTCTGGATTTTGTGCTTTGTCCAAGAAAAACAATAATTTGACTGTGGGCACAAAAATGATCGCCAAAAGGCAGACTGGAACAAGTGTCCACGCGATTTCCAAAAGAACATTATGGGATGTTCGGCTTGGGATTGGGTTTCGACTGGCGCGAAATCGAAACACAATGTATCCCAAAATCGTTGAAACGACAACAGCAATACCCGTAATCATGATTAGCAATAACGAATGCATCGATTCAATCGCATCCATAACGGGCGATGCAGATGGTTGAAAATACATCTGCCACGGTTTCGGGGCAGAGGCTATGGCGGATTGAATTCCCATCAGAAAAATAAAAATATAATACATCATAGTCTACCTGCAAAACATCCTGCTATTCTGGATAAAGTTGTGACGAGATCCCTGTCAGATACGCGTTTGTCAGGCCAGCGCCTTCTTTCATAATCGTTGCCCAGACCAGTAGGTTTTGTCGATCAAAAATGCCAACAAGGATTGTTTTCCACAACGATAGGTCCGCTGTGTGATAATCAACAGGGTAGGGGATGATGTTATCCAATCCAACCCTTCTAAACAATCCAACGGCTCGTGGCATATGAAAGGCTGACGTAACCAAAGCCCATTTTTCTCCGACTTTTGGCTTGATGATTCTATATGTATTTGCGACATTGTCGGATGTATTTTTAGCTGTATTGTCAAATTTAAGACGTTCTGAATCGATTCCCATTTCTTTGAATAGCTGCTCGGTTAGGGCTGCCTCTTTCGGCGTGCCCGTGAAAACAATGGGCAAATGGTTGTATCGCTTGGCAAGGGCTATGAATTCAATGAGTCGACCGCCTGCTCTATTATAAATTGGGCGCTTGCCTATCTCACTTTCTGCAAGCGAAAAATATCCCCCTAGCAAAATTAATCCCTTAACATCCTCAGGTAGCTCGGTTTTTTCAGAAAAACGGTGCTCTAGGTTGTATAAAATAATACGTGAGAAAGGTGTTAGGGCAATAAAAGCCAAAGGCACGCCTGCGTAAATAACTAGTCTCTGCCCAAATCTGCGTGTGTTTGTTCCGGCTGCATACAGTAAAAGCCCAAGCCCAAGAGAGCAAAAACAAATAACATCCAGATTAATTAAAATCCAAAATAAGTTTTCCAAGATATAGATCATCTCATCATCCTTTGTTATTTTTGTTGACACATAGTTTTTGTAAAGCGTATTGGGTGTTATGTGCGCTATTGTCGCTTTTTCCTTATTCTCACATAAAGGGCGCCATCACCTCCATCTTTTTTTTCGGCACAGCTGTATCCAACGATCAAAAGAGGATGTTGGCCCAACCATTGTGGGACGAAATCTTTTAGAATACCGCGCCCCCCGTTGGCATGCCCACCCTTTCCCGTGATAACCAGGGCCCATTTGTTTCCCTGATCTTGGTTCCTTAGAAAAAAGGTTTCTAGGGAGATTTTGGCCCTTTCAACGGTCAATCCATGCAGATCTAGGCGACCCTGCAGGCGTATATTTTTAGTGTCGCGGCTGATGAGCGTGGAAACCGAAAGATGGGATGTCGGTTTGCTTTTTTCGGCCTTTAAAAAGAATTTTGGGAGCGGGAAATTATCTTCTCCGGATGCTGGCAGGGGTAGGGGGCGTCCGTTTTCTTTTTGTTGCAGGGGTCGGATGCTGCTTGTGACAGCAGCCCAAAGGTTGCTTTCTTCATCCGATAAGGTACGTTTTTTCATTTACAAGATATATGTGCCCAATCTATATCCCCCTCCAGATCATTTTGCGGGAATTCATGGATGGCCGCGTCGGGCGTTGCCCTCCTCGCCATGACTGTAATGGTGTCATGGCGAGAGAGCGGAGCGAGCGTGGCCATCCATGATGTTTCGGCAAAATCATATGCAATGGGCATAAAGTTTATGCATTTTCTGTGCGTGTTTCGACCAGTAACCAACTTTTGCTATCCGATCCTATTGGCTTTTCAAATGTCCAGTAATCGGTCATCGGTACGCTGAAACGTGCAGGGTTATCGAAACTGTGACCCTCTTCATTAATGGTGATGACCCTTTGCTGACTTTTAAACAGGACCGTAACGCGTGCTTTTTTGTTTTTGACATCGACTTTATGGATTTCGGCATGCACATCCTCGATTTCTGTTTCCTGGCGAAGATTATTTTTTTCGCGACTCTCTATGGCTGTGGCGAATTGTTCATACACATCGGGGCTGAGCAATTTTTTCAGTGTCCGATGATTGGCTGTGGCATAGGCCTGAATAATCATAGTGAAAGCCGATGTAGCATTCCTAAGAAAAACCGGGCTATCAAAAGATTCATCCAGGTTTTGTAACGCTAAAATATCTTTTCTTGTGTCATCCTGATCCGCTGTGTCAGCATCAACAAGAACAGGACGCCTTGCTTTCTTTCTGAGGGAAACAATGGCATCCTCCATGCTGCTTGTGGGGATAGGCTGGGAAAAAATAGTATTTTTTCTCTCAGAATCCTTTTCGGGGCCAGAGTGCGTACCCAAGACTCCCCATAAGCGAAAGAACAAATACCCTGCTAAAACTGCAAAAAAAACTATTTCCATTTTCTAACCTTCCGTGACTACATTTTTATCATAGCTGGATTTATCAATTTTATAAAGGAACTCTTGTTTTTTTTCTTAACTCCCTGAGATACTACAATAGGGCCATCCAGAAACGTTAATCAGCTCTCTATTTCGGATATTATTTTATGAACACAGAAACAGAACAAAAAAGAAATAAACCAATGCTGGACTTTAACGCCCCCCTATCGCCAAACCGGGTTGGGAATTATTTGAGATACGATGGTGTTTATGATCAAATTCGTGCCGCTCGTCGAGAAGATGATTCTACGTTGTCCCAGGGGATATGGCAAACCGATCTTAAGCGTGCCGATTGGCCCTTGGTTGAAAATCTCTGTGTTGATGTTTTAACGACTCAGTCCAAAGATTTGCAGATTGCTGCTTGGCTGTGCGAGGCTTGGACGGTTCAGGATAATCTGTCCGGGGCAAAAAATGGCATCACCATGATCCATCGGTTGTCCAAAGAATTTTGGCCAAGTATTTATCCAGCACCAGAGGGTGACGATATAGATCATCGCCTGCATATCCTTGATTGGCTTGATGATACGCTTGCGATGCGGTTGATTCTTGTCCCTATTATCCCCCCCAACGTTGGATACCAACGTCCATTATGTTTGTCCGATTGGATTTCCGCCCTTAATCTTGAAAAATTATCAAAAAGAATCCCTGATGGGAAAAGCAATCTGGCCAGTGCTGAAAACCAAGGACGGGTAACTATTCAACGATTTCGGCAAAACATGCAATTGGCGGATGGGGATTTTCTGCAAACTTTTTTAGCAGACGCCCAAGGGATCAAGGAATCGCTACGGGACTTTGTTTTGTTTTTAGAAGAAGTCTGCGGTAAAAATGCGCCGGGGTTTCCAAAGATAAAAAGCAAGCTGGATGATATTATCAGGATCCTGCAGGCGGCCGTTGCTTTGCCTCAGGTTACACAAAGAATTCAATCTAGCGGGCAGAAACCAGAACCAACCCTGGGCAAAATGGGGGAGGAGGTTGATGATATCAATCAGTTCCTGACAGAGGCTGTAGTAACAGAAGTGCCTTTATCTCCGCCCCCGGGCCAGGATGATGATGCTGTGATGGTTACAGGTCGAAAGGAAGCCTATCAAGCCCTAAAGCAGATTGGTCAGTTCCTAAAAAGCCTGGATCCCCACAGTCCTGTCCCGGCCCTTGTTGAGTTATTGGGATCCTGGGAAGACAAGAATTTGGTCCAGATATTGAAAGATGTTTCAACCGGATCAGGAGAGGCGCACACAATATTGAAATTATTGGCGAGCGCGTCTTCTGCCGGTTGATAGGTTTCTTTAGGCCACCTTTGGATAGAATGGCCACTTTTTAACATAAAGGAGCCTGCGCAACGGTGTGTCTACGACAAGGAGCAGCATTCCAATCGATAACAAGCACCATACCGCCGGCCATTCGTTTTGATTGTTGGTAAGGAGGGCTGCAAGAAATGGTCCAGCTAGGAAATGGTACAGAGTAAAGCGCCATGAACCATAGATAATGGGAACAAG comes from Alphaproteobacteria bacterium and encodes:
- a CDS encoding heme o synthase; the encoded protein is MIAPQHHMKCAGLNDYWQLLKPRVMSLVIFTGLCGILLAPGRIHPFVGFLAILSLAVGAGAAGCLNIWWERDTDALMDRTKNRAVPAGRIDPNSALTFGAVLAIGSVAVMVIAVNILAAMLLAGTILFYVCVYTIFLKPRTPQNIVIGGISGALPPVIGWAAVSNSAPIEAWILFLIIFLWTPAHFWSLCIQCQDDYKKAGIPMLPCVFGDQSTKKQIMLYSVLTVLSSYLPYHYQMASSIYLVSAIVLGMIFIAMGVRFYYQKETNLQLFAFSIFYLFGLFLALLTQN
- the ctaD gene encoding cytochrome c oxidase subunit I, coding for MTNTIEHHEHSIPTGWRRWILSTNHKDIGTLYIILSIVGAMVGGLLSMVMRAQLMHPGSTVLDPQMYNVVITIHGLVMVFFFVMPALIGGFGNWFVPLLIGAPDMAFPRLNNVSFWLMIPALILAVLAAIVGTGAGVGWTLYPPLSSLIGHPGPSVDFLLLAIHVAGASSILGSINFITTVLNMRTPGMGFHKMPLFVWGVTISSFLLLLTVPVLAGGITMLLTDRNFGTTFFNPAGGGDPVLFQHLFWFFGHPEVYVMILPAFGIVSHVISTFARKPVFGYLGMAYAMISIGAFGSLVWAHHMFTVGMSAKANIYFALATMIIAIPTGIKVFSWLATMWGGSITFKTPMLFAVGFVLVFTMGGLTGLILANGGVNVIVHDTYYVVGHFHYILSMGAVFGVFSGFYYWIGKMSGYQYNETLGKIHFWFMFVSVNIIFIPMHFLGLAGMPRRIPDYPDAFWGWNYVASIGAYLSGLSAILFLYIVWRLFRDKIPCPNNPWGDGATTLEWTVSSPPPFHTFEQQPVIE
- the coxB gene encoding cytochrome c oxidase subunit II → MMYYIFIFLMGIQSAIASAPKPWQMYFQPSASPVMDAIESMHSLLLIMITGIAVVVSTILGYIVFRFRASRNPIPSRTSHNVLLEIAWTLVPVCLLAIIFVPTVKLLFFLDKAQNPEMTIKVIGRQWYWTYEYINDDPKKCFSFDSYMIQDKDLKPGQLRLLEVDKRLVIPVNTTVRVIVTSTDVIHSFAVPALGVKKDAVPGRINETWFKIVKEGVYYGQCSELCGAGHGFMPIALEVVSKDQYDQWLNKQEKEIPK
- a CDS encoding YdcF family protein, yielding MIYILENLFWILINLDVICFCSLGLGLLLYAAGTNTRRFGQRLVIYAGVPLAFIALTPFSRIILYNLEHRFSEKTELPEDVKGLILLGGYFSLAESEIGKRPIYNRAGGRLIEFIALAKRYNHLPIVFTGTPKEAALTEQLFKEMGIDSERLKFDNTAKNTSDNVANTYRIIKPKVGEKWALVTSAFHMPRAVGLFRRVGLDNIIPYPVDYHTADLSLWKTILVGIFDRQNLLVWATIMKEGAGLTNAYLTGISSQLYPE
- a CDS encoding Smr/MutS family protein produces the protein MKKRTLSDEESNLWAAVTSSIRPLQQKENGRPLPLPASGEDNFPLPKFFLKAEKSKPTSHLSVSTLISRDTKNIRLQGRLDLHGLTVERAKISLETFFLRNQDQGNKWALVITGKGGHANGGRGILKDFVPQWLGQHPLLIVGYSCAEKKDGGDGALYVRIRKKRQ
- a CDS encoding Tim44/TimA family putative adaptor protein, whose product is MEIVFFAVLAGYLFFRLWGVLGTHSGPEKDSERKNTIFSQPIPTSSMEDAIVSLRKKARRPVLVDADTADQDDTRKDILALQNLDESFDSPVFLRNATSAFTMIIQAYATANHRTLKKLLSPDVYEQFATAIESREKNNLRQETEIEDVHAEIHKVDVKNKKARVTVLFKSQQRVITINEEGHSFDNPARFSVPMTDYWTFEKPIGSDSKSWLLVETRTENA
- the tssA gene encoding type VI secretion system protein TssA translates to MNTETEQKRNKPMLDFNAPLSPNRVGNYLRYDGVYDQIRAARREDDSTLSQGIWQTDLKRADWPLVENLCVDVLTTQSKDLQIAAWLCEAWTVQDNLSGAKNGITMIHRLSKEFWPSIYPAPEGDDIDHRLHILDWLDDTLAMRLILVPIIPPNVGYQRPLCLSDWISALNLEKLSKRIPDGKSNLASAENQGRVTIQRFRQNMQLADGDFLQTFLADAQGIKESLRDFVLFLEEVCGKNAPGFPKIKSKLDDIIRILQAAVALPQVTQRIQSSGQKPEPTLGKMGEEVDDINQFLTEAVVTEVPLSPPPGQDDDAVMVTGRKEAYQALKQIGQFLKSLDPHSPVPALVELLGSWEDKNLVQILKDVSTGSGEAHTILKLLASASSAG